In the genome of Epinephelus lanceolatus isolate andai-2023 chromosome 18, ASM4190304v1, whole genome shotgun sequence, one region contains:
- the radil2a gene encoding ras-associating and dilute domain-containing protein-like has product MISEERSSHVNKQALNFPVGLLIRSPKRRLAKLGRKPSNGSVQSKDSDTTVRSTESVGVRQPAKSKIRRHNNRLSTVFNHSPNSGRRGQALGSGSLAGDLQAADDPAELSSQMSVPGILKIFGSDICQGTNYKSVLATIQSSAKELVKEALERYCLEKEDVNDYVLCDVIGKMGADNQWKRECFRVVGDNEKPLMLQSLWKPKEGFSRRFEIQMRASVEEQSLKDRDTVTAGINAQARKLQKSRSRVTSLFVDGSGEDVDGLGIWRSLSEMDLPAMGKEASRAQQSTLREDPEAEADKEVLRLGMEKEETESSDDNTTQYSIHPPFDFPYFLLLQGYSHRQDFVIYLMSGTTTIFGCCREHCNGEDEERLKVDILLFAPDVLPQHCCVRRLDSNNPSSTGDHRKTLTMLKPLHGAPVTRNGFLLKDEVELNPGDLVGLGKHYLFMFKDPTSTPGSIQTPPWMATLCPNSDTKTSSSCLSCGSSVTIKRFQRKSLPPRWRDLEGTEALVIYELDQEERVLQEVLDMLDPSGNEPKLTPAFLLSLCIQHSASTFELTHFRQLLLRIASQIQLVMWEKTKELAAIQPETSSSDGQPEHFQLLSMEELIPGLQPLVLWMANSIELLHFIQHEVPQLLPWRQDQEDQGLLDSEISSTRTACEEAMTVLEEVIMFTFQQTVYYLTKSMYSALPGLLDGNPFSESGQLRVPDGLNSILEVLKEALKLLTAFQVHPDISLQLCAYLFFFINASLFNTLMERGSVAGFYQWSRGVQIRANLDLLMDWIQSIGLGDLANEFFQKLSAAVNLLATPKETLLQASWASLRTEFAALNAAQLHHMLREYSSGKACPTGWTPSPDDAEDTVRTANILESFDSHPPLILPSTTFHLELGKPIVEPALFEQLGHLQEFIRRLPRSETQAEPAVEEQALNGTTTDSQSMTPPSVRVLQDPAHQEVSDPVTCPSPEADLGCTSPSEPAQARGSHGDLSSCEAVLTQKLKNLELQNTLPGQADMGYHKSLALDPSCLLTPPNTPQGMELAELEVDLQEGARQQKKASGCADRKTDNVEEKEEEEEEDREEVFTVELHRGPHGLGLALVDGTKTQLRMSGIYVKSVVPDSPAAQCQKLKTGDRILAVNGISVVGMEYNVGRELIRSSGDSLRLLVAKIDSKASNKSSAMAKC; this is encoded by the exons TCAAATGTCTGTCCCTGGCATCCTGAAAATCTTTGGCAGCGACATCTGTCAGGGGACCAATTATAAGAGCGTGCTGGCCACCATACAGTCCAGTGCAAAGGAACTGGTGAAGGAGGCTTTGGAGAG GTACTGCCTGGAGAAAGAAGACGTCAACGACTATGTGCTCTGCGATGTGATCGGCAAGATGGGCGCAGACAACCAGTGGAAGAGGGAGTGCTTCCGGGTGGTGGGAGACAACGAGAAGCCCCTCATGCTGCAGTCACTCTGGAAACCCAAGGAAGGCTTCTCCAGGCGGTTTGAAATCCAAATGAGAGCGAGCGTCGAAGAGCAAAGCTtaaaggacagagacacagttaCAGCAG GTATCAACGCTCAGGCTCGAAAGCTGCAGAAGAGCCGCTCTAGAGTGACCTCGCTGTTTGTGGACGGCAGCGGGGAGGATGTGGACGGACTTGGGATCTGGAGGAGTCTTAGTGAGATGGACCTGCCAGCGATGGGGAAGGAGGCCAGCCGGGCCCAGCAGAGCACGCTCAGAGAGGATCCCGAGGCCGAGGCTGACAAGGAGGTGCTGCGGCTCGGCATGGagaaggaggagacagagagcagcGATGACAACACGACCCAGTACTCCATTCACCCACCCTTCGACTTCCCATACTTCCTCCTGCTGCAGGGCTACAGCCACAGACAG GATTTTGTCATCTACCTGATGAGTGGGACCACCACCATCTTCGGCTGCTGCAGGGAGCACTGTAACGGAGAGGATGAGGAAAGGTTAAAGGTCGACATCCTTCTCTTTGCTCCTGATGTGTTGCCTCAACACTGCTGTGTCAGACGCCTGGACTCTAACAACCCATCGTCCACAGGGGATCACAGAAAGACATTGACAATGCTGAAGCCCCTTCACGGTGCTCCCGTGACCAGAAACGGTTTCCTCCTTAAAGATGAGGTTGAACTGAACCCAGGGGACTTGGTGGGCTTGGGGAAACACTACCTGTTCATGTTTAAGGATCCTACCAGCACACCGGGATCCATCCAGACCCCTCCTTGGATGGCCACACTCTGCCCGAACTCTGACACAAAGACATCATCCTCTTGTTTATCATGTGGCTCCTCTGTCACCATCAAAAGGTTCCAGAGGAAGTCTTTACCTCCTCGTTGGAGGGACCTGGAGGGCACAGAGGCTTTGGTGATCTATGAGCTGGATCAGGAGGAGAGGGTCCTGCAGGAGGTTTTGGATATGTTGGACCCCAGTGGAAATGAACCAAAGCTGACGCCTGCTTTCCTGCTGAGCCTCTGTATTCAGCATTCAGCGTCCACGTTTGAGCTGACACACTTCAGACAGCTGCTGCTCCGGATAGCCAGTCAGATCCAGCTCGTTATGTGG GAGAAGACAAAGGAGCTTGCAGCAATTCAGCCAGAAAC GAGCTCCAGTGACGGGCAGCCTGAGCATTTTCAGCTGCTCAGCATGGAGGAGCTGATCCCAGGTCTGCAGCCTCTGGTGCTGTGGATGGCCAACTCCATCGAACTGCTGCACTTCATCCAGCATGAAGTCCCTCAGCTGCTGCCCTGGAGGCAGGACCAGGAGGACCAAG GACTGTTGGACTCTGAGATCTCCTCCACTCGGACAGCCTGTGAGGAAGCCATGACAGTCCTGGAAGAAGTCATCATGTTCACCTTCCAGCAGACTGTCTACTATCTAACAAAG AGCATGTATTCAGCGCTGCCTGGCCTGCTGGATGGGAACCCGTTCTCAGAGAGTGGTCAGCTGCGAGTGCCCGATGGACTCAACAGCATCCTGGAAGTGCTGAAGGAGGCGCTGAAGCTTCTTACAGCCTTCCAGGTCCATCCAGACATCTCGTTACAACTCTGTGCCTACCTGTTCTTCTTCATCAACGCATCGCTGTTCAACACCCTAATGGAGAGAG GATCTGTCGCTGGGTTCTACCAGTGGTCCCGAGGTGTTCAGATCCGGGCCAACCTGGACCTGCTGATGGACTGGATCCAGAGCATCGGTCTGGGCGATCTGGCCAACGAATTCTTCCAGaagctctctgctgctgtcaatcTGCTGGCCACACCCAAAGAGACCCTCCTGCAG GCGTCCTGGGCGTCTCTCAGGACTGAGTTTGCTGCCCTGAACGCTGCTCAGCTTCACCACATGCTGAGAGAATACAGCTCTGGTAAAGCCTGTCCCACTGGATGGACCCCGTCACCGGATGACGCAGAAGACACTGTCAGGACGG CAAACATCCTGGAGAGTTTCGACAGCCACCCGCCTCTCATCTTGCCGAGCACCACGTTTCACCTGGAGCTTGGTAAACCCATCGTGGAGCCCGCTCTGTTTGAACAGCTCGGTCATCTGCAGGAGTTCATTCGCCGACTCCCCCGCAGTGAAACCCAAGCCGAGCCCGCTGTAGAGGAACAG GCTCTCAATGGGACAACCACAGACAGCCAGTCTATGACCCCACCCTCCGTCAGGGTCTTGCAGGATCCTGCCCATCAGGAGGTCTCTGACCCTGTTACCTGCCCGTCCCCTGAGGCAGACCTGGGCTGCACCTCCCCTTCAGAGCCGGCTCAGGCCCGAGGATCTCACGGTGACCTGAGCAGCTGTGAGGCAGTCCTGACCCAGAAGCTGAAGAACCTGGAGCTGCAGAACACCCTTCCAGGACAGGCCGACATGGGCTACCACAAGAGCCTGGCGCTGGACCCGTCCTGCCTGCTGACGCCACCCAACACCCCTCAGGGTATGGAGCTGGCCGAGCTGGAGGTGGATCTGCAGGAGGGCGCCCGACAGCAAAAGAAAG CCAGTGGATGTGCTGACAGGAAGACTGACAAtgtagaagaaaaagaagaagaagaagaagaagacagagaggaagtgtTCACGGTGGAGCTCCACAGAGGACCTCACGGCCTCGGCCTGGCGCTCGTGGATGGAACG aaaacacagctgAGAATGAGTGGCATTTATGTGAAGTCAGTGGTTCCCGACTCTCCTGCCGCTCAGTGTCAGAAACTGAAAACAGGCGATCGCATCCTGGCTGTTAATGGCATCAGTGTGGTCGGTATGGAGTATAACGT TGGTCGAGAGCTGATCCGATCATCAGGAGACTCTCTCAGACTGCTGGTGGCCAAGATCGACTCAAAGGCGAGCAACAAGAGCTCGGCTATGGCTAAATGCTGA
- the LOC117268965 gene encoding uncharacterized protein LOC117268965 gives MKKKKKRPRKFTKKEHANVPMDKTSQFSRPEFESFLFEMTRWFLDHQLQVDELFSHSDADRSGSVNLKDFYLGLMNLDVPCQQFQLHMLTQQLKTNDNMISYRDLSTQVQKKLRLNDSTEIDTQISRCDRQLSNPEEDMRFIRLSVRPIPFDPAAAAHPGNFEIVLLSSSRVLSLIRTIQERVGIQTTRLEVFRSRVPTEEARLPPGSFLEECGFRGGPEETPPEDTVYYDYMLLFTDCPILNCDHYFSSAPDSASIRSGH, from the exons atgaagaagaaaaaaaagcggCCCCGAAAATTCACCAAAAAAGAGCACGCTAAT GTTCCCATGGACAAAACTTCGCAGTTCAGCAGGCCTGAGTTTGAGAGCTTCCTGTTTGAGATGACTCGGTGGTTTTTGGATCATCAGCTGCAGGTGGATGAGTTGTTcagtcacagtgacgcagacagAAGTGGATCAGTCAACCTGAAGGATTTTTACCTGG GTCTAATGAACTTGGACGTCCCTTGTCAGCAGTTTCAGCTCCACATGCTGACTCAGCAGCTGAAGACCAATGACAACATGATCAGTTATCGAGATTTGAGCACACAGGTGCAGAAGAAACTGAG ACTGAATGACAGCACAGAGATCGACACTCAGATATCAAGATGTGATCGTCAGCTGTCAAACCCTGAAGAGGACATGAG GTTCATCCGTCTGAGTGTCAGACCGATCCCCTTCGaccctgctgctgcagctcatcCAGGAAACTTTGAGATTGTTTTGCTGAGCAGCAGTAGAGTTCTCAGTCTGATCAGGACGATCCAGGAGCGGGTCGGGATCCAGACCACCAGGCTGGAGGTTTTCCGGAGTAGAGTACCCACAGAGGAGGCTCGCCTGCCCCCAGGAAGTTTCCTGGAGGAATGTGGCTTCAGAGGAGGGCCAGAGGAAACTCCTCCAGAGGACACTGTGTACTACGACTACATGCTGCTGTTTACAGACTGTCCCATCCTCAACTGTGACCACTACTTCAGCTCAGCGCCAGACTCTGCTTCCATAAGGAGCGGTCActaa